The sequence GTGGCATAGACCTCCGGATCGCCGCGATAGGGGTTCTCGAAGGCCCAGTCCTCGCCGACCTCCGGCAGACCGCTGGTGTCCACCGCCTGGGGGGCCACGTCGCCGTGGGCAAAGGCGAGACCGGTCGAGGTGATCAGCGCGAGCGCGCCGAGGCGGATGATGCGGGCCATGGGTGTCCTCCAAGTATTGTTGCCCAAAGCATAGGCACGCGCCCCGGCGGCGCGGAATTAGACCTTCGGCCAAGGCGGCGGGCCGTTTGCCTAGACATTGGTCGTATTCGGCTGCGTGGCGGCGCTTGCTAGCGTTCTCAAAACGAAAAAAGGGGAGGACGATGCGCAACGCCGCGATCTTCGCAGCATCGATGCTGTGCGCGACTGCCGTCTCGGCACAAGTCACGGTGGACGTGGTCTACCTGCGGCAGGAGGTCGAGGCCCCGCCGGTCCTGTCCAATCTCGACCCGATCCCGGAGGATGAGGGCATCGCGGGCGCGGAAGTCGGCCTCGCCGACAACGCCACCACGGGCCGCTTCATGGGCCAGGACTGGGCGCTGGAGGTCGTGAGCGTCGCGCCCGGCGGCGACTTCGCCGCGGCGGCGGTCCAGGCCCTCGGCACCAGCTCCCTCCTCATCGTGGACGCCCCCGCCGACGCCCTGCTGACGGTCGCCGATCTGCCGGAGGCCGCGGGCGCGATCCTCTTCAACGCCACCGCCGGGGACGACCGGCTGCGCGGCACCGATTGCCGGGCGAACGTGCTGCACGCCCTGCCCTCCAACGCTATGCGCACCGACGCGCTTGCCCAGTTCCTGGTCTTCCGCCGGTGGGACGAGACGGCGCTGGTCTACGGCACCCACCCCGACGACATCGCCTATGCCGAAGCCCTGCGCGGCTCGCTTGAGAAGTTCGGACTGGAGCTCAGCGACGAAGCCGAATGGGCCTTCGACGCCGACATGCGCCGGAACGCGAGCCAGGAGGTGCCGCTCTTCACCCAAGAGCTACGGGATCACGACATCCTGCTGATCGCCGACGAGATCCACGATTTCGGCCGCTACATCGCCTACAACACCTGGGAGCCGCGGCCCGTCGCGGGCTCCGAAGGGCTCACCGCCGTCGCCTGGGCGCCGGTGGTCGAGCAATGGGGTGCGGCGCAGCTCCAGAACAGGTTCGAGGAGCACGCGAGCCGCCCCATGCGCCCCGACGATTACGGCGCCTGGGCCGCGATGCGCACCATCGGCGAGGCCGTGACGCGCGCGGGCTCCGCCGAGGCGCCTGCCTTGCGCGAGTACATCCTGTCGGAATCCTTCGAGCTTGCGGGCTTCAAGGGCCGTCCCATGAGCTTCCGACCGTGGAACGGCCAGCTCCGCCAGCCGATCCCCCTCGTCACCGAACGCGCCGTCGTCGCCATGGCCCCGTTGGAGGGGTTCCTGCACCCGACCTCCGAGCTCGACACGCTGGGCTCGGACGCGCCCGAAACCACCTGCACCGCCTTCACGGAGTGAGAGATGCGCTACATCCTGCCCCTGCTGCTCGCTGCCTCCCCGGCCCTCGCCGACGAGATCTGGGTGACGAACGAGAAGGACGACACGATCAGCGTCATCGATGTGGAGACACAGGAGGTCGTGCGCACGATCGAAACCGGTGAGCGCCCCCGCGGCATCACCTTCGCCCACGACTATTCCGTGGTCTACATCTGCGCCTCCGACAGCGACGCGGTGCAGGTGATGGATCCCGAGACCGGCGAGATCCTGCACGATCTACCCTCCGGCGAGGATCCCGAGCAGTTCGTGCTGCACCCCAACAACCGCCACCTCTACATCGCCAACGAGGACGACGCGATCACCACCGTCGTGGATACCGAGAGCCGGACGGTGATCGCCCAGATCGACGTCGGCATCGAGCCGGAGGGCATGGCCGTGAGCCCCGACGGGGCCATCGCCATCACCACCTCCGAGACCACCAACATGGCGCATTGGATCGACACCGAGACGCAGGAGCTCTTCGCCAACACCCTCGTCGACTCGCGTCCGCGCCACGCGGAATTCGTGAAGGACGGGACGGAGCTCTGGGTCTCGGCCGAGATCGGCGGGACCATCAGCGTCTTCGACGTGGAAAGCCAGGCGGAGCTCGCCAAGATCGAGTTCGAGGTGCAGGGCATCCACCCCGACCGGGTGCAGCCCGTGGGCTTCGAGCTGACCGAGGACGAGGCCTTCGCCTTCGTCGCCCTCGGACCCTCCAACCATGTCGCCGTCGTCAATGCCGAGACCTATGAGGTCGAGGACTATATCCTCGTCGGCCGCCGGGTCTGGCACATGGCCTTCAACGGCGACAAGTCGCTGCTCTTCACCACCAACGGCGTCTCGGGCGATGTGAGCGTCATCGATGTGGAGAACCGCGAGGCGACGAACACGATCAAGGTCGGCCGCTTCCCATGGGGGGCCGCCTACCGGCCCACCGAATAACCAAAGACCCAAAACAACGACCATCGGGAGGATACTTCATGCTTCGCACGCTTCTCTTGGGCTGCGCACTGCTCGCCGCACTGCCGGCGCTGGCCGACGATGACGACGACAACCGCTTCGGCCTCGCGGGCCTGCTGTCGGCGGGCAACAAGGAGGACCTGCCGCCGATCACGCTGAGCGCGGGCATGCCGCTGGCCGACGCGCCGCTGGAGCTGCAATCGGGCACCTATTACGAGATCGAGATCGAGGCGGACGGGAGCCAGGAACTCGCCCTCGTCGGGCCCGAGTTCTTCCGCGCCATCTGGATCGACGAGATCGTCATCGAGGGGCTTGAGATCCGCCCGCTCGGGCTCGACTCCGTCGAGTTCGACGAGGCGGGCACGATGGAGGTCGGCTTCATCGCCATCAAGCCCGGCAGCTACCACCTGATGGTGCCGGGCTCGACCGGGGAGACCCAGCGGCTGGAGATCTCCATCCGTTGACCCTGTCGGTCCAGGGCGTCGGGTTCTCCTACGGTGCGAACCGGGCGCTCGACGCCTTCTCGTTCAACGTGGAGCGCGGGTCGTTCTGCGCGCTGCTCGGGCCGAACGGGGCGGGGAAATCCACGCTCTTCGCCCTGCTCACCCGGCTCTTCACCACGACCGAGGGGCGGATCGCGGTGGCCGGGCACGACATCGCCACCGCCCCGCGCAAGGCGCTGGCGGAGATCGGCGTGGTCTTCCAGCAGCCGACCCTCGACATGGACCTGAGCGTCCGGCGCAACCTGACCTATTTCGCGGCCCTGCACGGCCTCTCGGGCCGTGACGCGGCCGAACGGTCCGAGGCGGCGCTGGACCGCGCGGGCCTCACGGATCGCGCCGAAACCAAGGCCCGCGAACTCAGCGGCGGACAGCGGCGCCGGGTGGAGATCGCCCGCGCCCTGATCCACCGCCCCTCGGTCCTCCTGCTCGACGAGCCGACCGTGGGCCTCGACGCCGCCTCCCGCGCCGCGATCACGGAGCATGTGCACCGCCTCTGCGCCGAGGAGGGCCTCACGGTGCTCTGGGCCACGCATCTCACAGACGAGGTGCGCCCCGACGACCGCCTCGTCATCGTGCATCGCGGCCGGGTGCTGGCCGACGGCATCGCGGGCGAGATCGCCCCAGCCAGCGTGGCCGACACCTTCCTCGCGCTGACCGGAGCTCCGGCATGAGCTGGCTCACCGCCCTCCGGGCCATCGCGCTGCGCGAATTCCTGCGCTTCCTCGGCCAGCGCGGCCGGTTCATCGCGGCCCTCGTGCGCCCGCTCGTCTGGCTGCTGGTCTTCGCCGCCGGCTTCCGCGCCGCGCTCGGCCTCTCGATCATTCCGCCCTACAAGACCTACATCACCTACGAGACCTACATCGTGCCGGGGCTCTGCGGCATGATCCTGCTCTTCAACGGGATGCAGTCGTCGCTGAGCCTCGTCTACGACCGGGAGATGGGGTCGATGCGGCTGCTGCTCACCTCGCCCCTGCCCCGCTGGTGGCTCCTCTTCTGCAAGCTCTTGGCGGGCACCACGATCTCGATCCTGCAGGCCTACGCCTTCCTCGCCATCGCCGCGGCCTTCGGCATCACCATGCCATGGCCTGGCTACCTGCTGGCGCTCCCCGCCCTGCTGCTCGCCGGGCTGATGCTGGGGGCGCTGGGACTGGCGCTCTCGTCATTCATCAAGCAGCTGGAGAACTTCGCGGGCGTGATGAATTTCGTCATCTTCCCGATGTTCTTCCTCTCCTCCGCGCTCTACCCGCTGTGGAAGATGGCGGAAAGCTCGGAGCTGCTGCGCGACATCTGCGCGGTGAACCCCTTCACCCACGCAGTCGAG is a genomic window of Pontivivens ytuae containing:
- a CDS encoding ABC transporter substrate-binding protein, producing the protein MRNAAIFAASMLCATAVSAQVTVDVVYLRQEVEAPPVLSNLDPIPEDEGIAGAEVGLADNATTGRFMGQDWALEVVSVAPGGDFAAAAVQALGTSSLLIVDAPADALLTVADLPEAAGAILFNATAGDDRLRGTDCRANVLHALPSNAMRTDALAQFLVFRRWDETALVYGTHPDDIAYAEALRGSLEKFGLELSDEAEWAFDADMRRNASQEVPLFTQELRDHDILLIADEIHDFGRYIAYNTWEPRPVAGSEGLTAVAWAPVVEQWGAAQLQNRFEEHASRPMRPDDYGAWAAMRTIGEAVTRAGSAEAPALREYILSESFELAGFKGRPMSFRPWNGQLRQPIPLVTERAVVAMAPLEGFLHPTSELDTLGSDAPETTCTAFTE
- a CDS encoding ABC transporter ATP-binding protein, which gives rise to MTLSVQGVGFSYGANRALDAFSFNVERGSFCALLGPNGAGKSTLFALLTRLFTTTEGRIAVAGHDIATAPRKALAEIGVVFQQPTLDMDLSVRRNLTYFAALHGLSGRDAAERSEAALDRAGLTDRAETKARELSGGQRRRVEIARALIHRPSVLLLDEPTVGLDAASRAAITEHVHRLCAEEGLTVLWATHLTDEVRPDDRLVIVHRGRVLADGIAGEIAPASVADTFLALTGAPA
- a CDS encoding YVTN family beta-propeller repeat protein, whose product is MRYILPLLLAASPALADEIWVTNEKDDTISVIDVETQEVVRTIETGERPRGITFAHDYSVVYICASDSDAVQVMDPETGEILHDLPSGEDPEQFVLHPNNRHLYIANEDDAITTVVDTESRTVIAQIDVGIEPEGMAVSPDGAIAITTSETTNMAHWIDTETQELFANTLVDSRPRHAEFVKDGTELWVSAEIGGTISVFDVESQAELAKIEFEVQGIHPDRVQPVGFELTEDEAFAFVALGPSNHVAVVNAETYEVEDYILVGRRVWHMAFNGDKSLLFTTNGVSGDVSVIDVENREATNTIKVGRFPWGAAYRPTE
- a CDS encoding ABC transporter permease; the protein is MSWLTALRAIALREFLRFLGQRGRFIAALVRPLVWLLVFAAGFRAALGLSIIPPYKTYITYETYIVPGLCGMILLFNGMQSSLSLVYDREMGSMRLLLTSPLPRWWLLFCKLLAGTTISILQAYAFLAIAAAFGITMPWPGYLLALPALLLAGLMLGALGLALSSFIKQLENFAGVMNFVIFPMFFLSSALYPLWKMAESSELLRDICAVNPFTHAVELIRFALYAEVKPDALGWTVLAAAAFMALALWGYDPARGMVRRKR